From one Spirochaetales bacterium genomic stretch:
- a CDS encoding sigma-70 family RNA polymerase sigma factor, with the protein MEIRLIDGMILIFVILSEKEFLLFKERNTEVFEKVYRNLKDTVYNFLIIKTNGDYTSTEEIFSDTFHSALVSAPNLKSTKNIQSWILQIASRRFIDHLRKKYRDKKYQDIIQQNQRIPSDMTEILHNKEKILLMNMALQNIKDAYSNVLRKKYIEDKSIKQIARETGKSGKAIESLLTRAKNAIKKEMDSISRDFF; encoded by the coding sequence GTGGAGATTCGATTAATAGACGGAATGATACTGATATTTGTTATACTCTCTGAAAAAGAGTTTTTACTCTTCAAAGAGAGAAACACTGAAGTGTTTGAAAAGGTTTATAGAAATCTCAAGGATACCGTATATAATTTCCTCATCATCAAGACGAACGGTGATTATACCTCGACGGAAGAGATTTTCAGCGACACATTCCACTCGGCGCTTGTCTCCGCGCCAAACCTGAAATCGACGAAAAATATCCAGAGCTGGATACTTCAGATCGCTTCACGCCGTTTCATCGATCATTTGAGAAAAAAATACAGAGATAAAAAATATCAGGACATCATACAACAGAACCAGCGAATACCGTCCGATATGACGGAAATACTGCATAACAAGGAGAAGATCCTCCTCATGAATATGGCCTTACAAAATATAAAAGACGCCTACAGTAATGTTCTCAGGAAAAAGTATATCGAAGATAAATCAATAAAGCAGATTGCGCGTGAGACCGGAAAAAGCGGAAAGGCGATCGAGAGTCTGCTTACGAGGGCTAAAAACGCGATAAAAAAAGAGATGGATTCCATCTCACGGGATTTCTTTTAG
- a CDS encoding HPr family phosphocarrier protein produces the protein MYIKKTTVTHIFGLDTGLISYIVRTARLFKSKIYIEHEGSGIKADARDTIELHKISSPYGTEIRIIAEGEDEKRAADVLFDLFTLFKDKKLYENTAEDNEIEMSFRLLLEDVVKRI, from the coding sequence ATGTATATAAAGAAAACGACGGTAACGCATATATTCGGTCTCGATACCGGCCTTATCTCGTATATTGTTCGAACGGCCAGGCTTTTCAAATCCAAAATTTATATCGAACATGAGGGTTCCGGAATCAAAGCGGATGCACGAGACACAATCGAACTGCATAAAATCTCGAGTCCTTACGGAACCGAAATCAGGATCATAGCGGAAGGTGAAGACGAAAAAAGGGCTGCGGATGTTCTTTTTGATCTATTTACGCTTTTTAAGGATAAAAAACTCTATGAAAACACAGCGGAGGATAATGAAATTGAAATGTCATTCCGGCTTCTTCTCGAAGACGTCGTCAAGCGTATATAA